One genomic segment of Stigmatopora argus isolate UIUO_Sarg chromosome 1, RoL_Sarg_1.0, whole genome shotgun sequence includes these proteins:
- the LOC144086449 gene encoding protein bicaudal D homolog 2-like isoform X2, giving the protein MSVEDHGYTDALVLLQAGPDWMRAEIQRLARELGETTNEKIQAAEYGLAVLEEKQQLKQQYDELEIEFEGVRQELDLLKEAFGQAYSNHRKVAADGESREESLIQESACKEAYYEQRVLELQNELRQTRNILTNTQSENERLSAISQEIRENSQMVELQRNQLRDDIKEYKFREARLLQDYTELEEENISLQKQVSGLKQSQVEFEGLKHEIRRLEEDMQFLNSQLEDAIRLKEIAERQLGEALETIKTEHELKASLRKELSHYMNIGDTIYNSPLSISLDGLKFCDDGTTEPNNDDALHNSDNGLSKLLNDANRISKDEELFQPAPSLVDDLLSELNISEIQKLKQQLIQMEREKVNLLSTLQDSQKQLEQANGALSEHQEKVNRLTENLNAIRKLQASKERQSALDNEKERDSNEDGDYYEVDINGPEILECKYKVAVSEAGELKEELKTLKAEYQACQSRYEEERTRLENDVTTLSEKLTTLEKTRGLEKYEKDKMEKELQKLSDVAGESQGSLNVAQDELVTFSEELATLYNHVCMCNNETPNRVMLDFYKEGKGGRNSPEGRGRRSPILLTKGLFPEPVKTEANDGVSVVTLPSPVSDQRREPMNIYNLVAIIRDQIKHLQLAVDRTTELSRQRVASLELGTVADKDKEACMEEILKLKSLLSTKREQIATLRTVLKANKQTAEVALANLKSKYENEKAMVTETMMKLRNELKTLKEDAATFSSLRAMFATRCDEYVTQLEAMQRQLSAAEDEKKTLNSLLRMAIQQKLALTQRLEDLEFHHEQTRRTGVRSKTRGKASTSAARIPNIGQPATCISSAQIEHSNAMPSGLLGAPAVFCSEKYKIYCD; this is encoded by the exons GCATTTGGACAAGCCTACTCCAACCACCGTAAAGTGGCAGCGGATGGGGAGAGCCGGGAGGAATCTCTTATCCAGGAGTCGGCCTGTAAGGAGGCTTACTATGAACAGAGAGTCCTTGAACTGCAGAATGAGCTACGCCAAACCCGCAACATTCTCACAAACACCCAGTCTGAGAATGAACGTCTGAGCGCAATCTCTCAAGAGATAAGAGAG AACAGCCAGATGGTGGAGCTCCAGAGGAATCAGTTGCGTGATGACATCAAGGAGTACAAGTTCCGGGAGGCTCGTCTACTGCAGGATTACACCGAGCTAGAGGAAGAAAACATCTCTCTGCAGAAGCAGGTCTCAGGGCTCAAGCAAAGCCAG GTTGAGTTTGAGGGTCTGAAGCATGAAATCCGTCGACTAGAGGAGGATATGCAGTTCCTGAACAGCCAACTGGAAGATGCCATCCGTCTAAAAGAGATTGCAGAGCGACAGCTGGGTGAAGCACTTGAGACCATCAAGACTGAGCATGAGCTGAAAGCCTCTCTGAGAAAGGAGCTGTCCCACTACATGAACATTGGGGACACAATCTACAACAG TCCTCTTAGTATCTCTCTGGACGGTCTGAAATTCTGCGATGACGGCACCACCGAGCCCAACAATGACGATGCTCTTCACAATTCTGATAATGGCTTAAGCAAGCTGCTCAACGATGCCAACCGTATATCTAAAGATGAGGAGCTGTTCCAGCCTGCTCCAAGTCTTGTGGATGATCTACTGAGTGAGCTTAACATTTCTGAGATCCAGAAGCTTAAGCAGCAACTGATACAG ATGGAGCGCGAGAAGGTGAACCTGCTTTCCACTCTGCAGGACTCCCAGAAACAACTCGAACAGGCAAATGGTGCCCTGTCCGAGCATCAGGAGAAGGTGAATCGTCTGACAGAGAACCTCAATGCCATCCGCAAGCTCCAGGCCAGCAAGGAGCGCCAGTCTGCCCTGGACAATGAGAAAGAACGAGATAGCAATGAAGATGGTGACTACTACGAGGTTGACATCAATGGGCCAGAGATCCTGGAGTGCAAGTACAAG GTTGCCGTGTCAGAAGCTGGAGAACTAAAGGAGGAACTCAAAACTTTAAAGGCAGAGTATCAGGCGTGTCAGTCCCGCTATGAAGAGGAGCGTACCAGGCTGGAGAATGATGTCACTACACTCAGCGAGAAGCTGACCACGCTTGAAAAGACGAGAGGTTTGGAAAAATATGAGAAGGACAAGATGGAAAAGGAGCTACAAAAG TTGAGTGATGTGGCTGGTGAATCTCAGGGCAGCTTGAATGTGGCTCAGGATGAGCTAGTTACATTCAGCGAAGAACTGGCAACGCTTTACAACCACGTGTGCATGTGCAACAATGAGACCCCCAACCGTGTCATGCTTGACTTCTACAAAGAGGGCAAGGGTGGGCGCAACAGCCCCGAAGGCCGGGGCCGCCGTTCCCCCATCCTTCTCACCAAGGGCCTCTTCCCAGAGCCTGTTAAGACCGAGGCTAACGATGGTGTATCAGTCGTAACCCTGCCTTCTCCTGTCTCTGACCAACGTCGCGAGCCCATGAACATCTACAATTTGGTGGCCATCATCAGGGACCAGATAAAGCACTTGCAGTTGGCTGTTGACCGCACCACAGAGCTGTCGCGCCAGAGGGTGGCCTCTCTGGAGCTCGGTACTGTAGCCGATAAGGATAAGGAAGCCTGCATGGAGGAGATCCTCAAACTGAAATCCCTCCTCAGCACAAAGAGAGAACAGATTGCTACTCTGAGGACTGTTCTGAAGGCTAACAAACAG ACAGCTGAAGTTGCTCTTGCCAACCTAAAGAGCAAGTATGAAAACGAGAAGGCAATGGTGACCGAGACCATGATGAAATTGAGGAATGAGCTCAAAACCCTAAAGGAGGATGCAGCCACCTTTTCCTCCCTCCGCGCTATGTTTGCCACACG CTGTGACGAATACGTCACTCAGTTGGAGGCCATGCAGAGACAGCTGTCTGCAGCAGAGGATGAAAAGAAGACCCTCAATTCTCTGCTGAGGATGGCTATCCAGCAGAAGCTGGCTCTGACGCAACGCCTGGAGGACCTGGAGTTCCACCACGAGCAGACACGCCGGACCGGCGTGCGATCCAAGACCCGTGGCAAAGCCTCCACCAGCGCTGCCCGTATCCCCAACATAGGTCAGCCTGCCACCTGCATCAGCTCTGCCCAGATCGAGCACAGCAACGCCATGCCCAGCGGCCTTCTAGGTGCCCCCGCCGTCTTCTGCAGTGAGAAATACAAGATCTACTGCGACTGA
- the LOC144086449 gene encoding protein bicaudal D homolog 2-like isoform X1 — protein sequence MSVEDHGYTDALVLLQAGPDWMRAEIQRLARELGETTNEKIQAAEYGLAVLEEKQQLKQQYDELEIEFEGVRQELDLLKEAFGQAYSNHRKVAADGESREESLIQESACKEAYYEQRVLELQNELRQTRNILTNTQSENERLSAISQEIRENSQMVELQRNQLRDDIKEYKFREARLLQDYTELEEENISLQKQVSGLKQSQVEFEGLKHEIRRLEEDMQFLNSQLEDAIRLKEIAERQLGEALETIKTEHELKASLRKELSHYMNIGDTIYNSSPLSISLDGLKFCDDGTTEPNNDDALHNSDNGLSKLLNDANRISKDEELFQPAPSLVDDLLSELNISEIQKLKQQLIQMEREKVNLLSTLQDSQKQLEQANGALSEHQEKVNRLTENLNAIRKLQASKERQSALDNEKERDSNEDGDYYEVDINGPEILECKYKVAVSEAGELKEELKTLKAEYQACQSRYEEERTRLENDVTTLSEKLTTLEKTRGLEKYEKDKMEKELQKLSDVAGESQGSLNVAQDELVTFSEELATLYNHVCMCNNETPNRVMLDFYKEGKGGRNSPEGRGRRSPILLTKGLFPEPVKTEANDGVSVVTLPSPVSDQRREPMNIYNLVAIIRDQIKHLQLAVDRTTELSRQRVASLELGTVADKDKEACMEEILKLKSLLSTKREQIATLRTVLKANKQTAEVALANLKSKYENEKAMVTETMMKLRNELKTLKEDAATFSSLRAMFATRCDEYVTQLEAMQRQLSAAEDEKKTLNSLLRMAIQQKLALTQRLEDLEFHHEQTRRTGVRSKTRGKASTSAARIPNIGQPATCISSAQIEHSNAMPSGLLGAPAVFCSEKYKIYCD from the exons GCATTTGGACAAGCCTACTCCAACCACCGTAAAGTGGCAGCGGATGGGGAGAGCCGGGAGGAATCTCTTATCCAGGAGTCGGCCTGTAAGGAGGCTTACTATGAACAGAGAGTCCTTGAACTGCAGAATGAGCTACGCCAAACCCGCAACATTCTCACAAACACCCAGTCTGAGAATGAACGTCTGAGCGCAATCTCTCAAGAGATAAGAGAG AACAGCCAGATGGTGGAGCTCCAGAGGAATCAGTTGCGTGATGACATCAAGGAGTACAAGTTCCGGGAGGCTCGTCTACTGCAGGATTACACCGAGCTAGAGGAAGAAAACATCTCTCTGCAGAAGCAGGTCTCAGGGCTCAAGCAAAGCCAG GTTGAGTTTGAGGGTCTGAAGCATGAAATCCGTCGACTAGAGGAGGATATGCAGTTCCTGAACAGCCAACTGGAAGATGCCATCCGTCTAAAAGAGATTGCAGAGCGACAGCTGGGTGAAGCACTTGAGACCATCAAGACTGAGCATGAGCTGAAAGCCTCTCTGAGAAAGGAGCTGTCCCACTACATGAACATTGGGGACACAATCTACAACAG CAGTCCTCTTAGTATCTCTCTGGACGGTCTGAAATTCTGCGATGACGGCACCACCGAGCCCAACAATGACGATGCTCTTCACAATTCTGATAATGGCTTAAGCAAGCTGCTCAACGATGCCAACCGTATATCTAAAGATGAGGAGCTGTTCCAGCCTGCTCCAAGTCTTGTGGATGATCTACTGAGTGAGCTTAACATTTCTGAGATCCAGAAGCTTAAGCAGCAACTGATACAG ATGGAGCGCGAGAAGGTGAACCTGCTTTCCACTCTGCAGGACTCCCAGAAACAACTCGAACAGGCAAATGGTGCCCTGTCCGAGCATCAGGAGAAGGTGAATCGTCTGACAGAGAACCTCAATGCCATCCGCAAGCTCCAGGCCAGCAAGGAGCGCCAGTCTGCCCTGGACAATGAGAAAGAACGAGATAGCAATGAAGATGGTGACTACTACGAGGTTGACATCAATGGGCCAGAGATCCTGGAGTGCAAGTACAAG GTTGCCGTGTCAGAAGCTGGAGAACTAAAGGAGGAACTCAAAACTTTAAAGGCAGAGTATCAGGCGTGTCAGTCCCGCTATGAAGAGGAGCGTACCAGGCTGGAGAATGATGTCACTACACTCAGCGAGAAGCTGACCACGCTTGAAAAGACGAGAGGTTTGGAAAAATATGAGAAGGACAAGATGGAAAAGGAGCTACAAAAG TTGAGTGATGTGGCTGGTGAATCTCAGGGCAGCTTGAATGTGGCTCAGGATGAGCTAGTTACATTCAGCGAAGAACTGGCAACGCTTTACAACCACGTGTGCATGTGCAACAATGAGACCCCCAACCGTGTCATGCTTGACTTCTACAAAGAGGGCAAGGGTGGGCGCAACAGCCCCGAAGGCCGGGGCCGCCGTTCCCCCATCCTTCTCACCAAGGGCCTCTTCCCAGAGCCTGTTAAGACCGAGGCTAACGATGGTGTATCAGTCGTAACCCTGCCTTCTCCTGTCTCTGACCAACGTCGCGAGCCCATGAACATCTACAATTTGGTGGCCATCATCAGGGACCAGATAAAGCACTTGCAGTTGGCTGTTGACCGCACCACAGAGCTGTCGCGCCAGAGGGTGGCCTCTCTGGAGCTCGGTACTGTAGCCGATAAGGATAAGGAAGCCTGCATGGAGGAGATCCTCAAACTGAAATCCCTCCTCAGCACAAAGAGAGAACAGATTGCTACTCTGAGGACTGTTCTGAAGGCTAACAAACAG ACAGCTGAAGTTGCTCTTGCCAACCTAAAGAGCAAGTATGAAAACGAGAAGGCAATGGTGACCGAGACCATGATGAAATTGAGGAATGAGCTCAAAACCCTAAAGGAGGATGCAGCCACCTTTTCCTCCCTCCGCGCTATGTTTGCCACACG CTGTGACGAATACGTCACTCAGTTGGAGGCCATGCAGAGACAGCTGTCTGCAGCAGAGGATGAAAAGAAGACCCTCAATTCTCTGCTGAGGATGGCTATCCAGCAGAAGCTGGCTCTGACGCAACGCCTGGAGGACCTGGAGTTCCACCACGAGCAGACACGCCGGACCGGCGTGCGATCCAAGACCCGTGGCAAAGCCTCCACCAGCGCTGCCCGTATCCCCAACATAGGTCAGCCTGCCACCTGCATCAGCTCTGCCCAGATCGAGCACAGCAACGCCATGCCCAGCGGCCTTCTAGGTGCCCCCGCCGTCTTCTGCAGTGAGAAATACAAGATCTACTGCGACTGA